A single genomic interval of Hyalangium gracile harbors:
- a CDS encoding GAF domain-containing protein, giving the protein MMQVNQVLVAHPEEEGLYRALARLAVPLLGDWGGVAMLQGERLEHVTLLSPAPLKTQAPWSRPSPFNTRVIHAGRAQLLSGSTASVPRAIAEDEEHQQQLQGAGLQDFMAAPLFREGVSRGCLWFASTDPMAPLGLEELKLAEQLALLASPALEAARLHAVEQQGREHKAGLKQKTESLSRVASALGKALLPAQVADAVMGEIKTALHAWASVVYRLDASGEALELLRSRGYGAEATRGFERLPLELNTPITVAVRRREGIWVESAEAFRRDYPELAARVPPRPGARVALPLLIEGRVLGVLAMSFETDHSFSDEERAFGLVLAQLCSQALERAQLCLRLQGQLEELRTLLDVLPIGLVISRDRECEQVEQNLALTRMLGPAAHVFHRGRELEPEDQPLQRAASSGFPVLDFEMEVEQEGGPRRTLLSYATPLFDPTHRLRGAVGAFLDITERKRATEALQLLADSGPLLSASRDPKQTFQGLTRLCIPTLSRLALLYTGTEQRLQLMSYAHEQPSLEPLLAELGVRTKLLELPLLQRALKKGKSVSLDVWRALARISHDDAELSELPRRLAVREVLLLPLVVSKRVVGLLVCGVDEEHSSKGTRTLARAFAQRAAFAVDNASLYREAREAREASAAGKGS; this is encoded by the coding sequence ATGATGCAGGTCAATCAGGTGCTGGTGGCCCACCCGGAGGAGGAGGGGCTCTACCGCGCCCTTGCACGGCTGGCGGTGCCGCTGCTGGGGGATTGGGGCGGAGTCGCCATGCTCCAGGGAGAGCGACTCGAGCACGTCACGCTCCTCTCCCCTGCTCCGCTGAAGACCCAAGCGCCCTGGAGCCGGCCCTCCCCCTTCAACACCCGCGTCATCCACGCGGGCAGGGCCCAGTTGCTGAGCGGCTCGACCGCATCCGTGCCGCGGGCCATCGCCGAGGATGAAGAGCACCAGCAGCAGCTTCAGGGAGCCGGGCTCCAGGACTTCATGGCGGCACCGCTCTTCCGCGAGGGCGTGTCCCGGGGCTGCCTCTGGTTCGCCTCGACCGATCCCATGGCTCCGCTCGGGCTGGAGGAGCTGAAGCTCGCCGAGCAGCTGGCCCTGCTCGCCTCACCCGCGCTCGAGGCCGCCCGGCTGCACGCGGTGGAGCAGCAAGGGCGCGAGCACAAGGCCGGGCTGAAGCAGAAGACCGAGAGCTTGAGCCGGGTCGCGTCCGCCCTGGGCAAGGCGCTGCTGCCAGCGCAGGTGGCCGATGCCGTCATGGGAGAAATCAAGACCGCGCTCCACGCCTGGGCGTCGGTGGTGTACCGACTCGATGCGAGCGGTGAGGCCCTGGAGCTGCTCCGCTCCCGAGGCTACGGCGCGGAGGCCACGCGTGGGTTCGAGCGGCTTCCCCTGGAGCTGAACACGCCCATCACCGTCGCGGTGCGCCGCCGGGAGGGCATCTGGGTCGAGTCCGCGGAAGCGTTCCGGCGTGACTACCCCGAGCTGGCCGCGCGCGTGCCGCCCCGGCCGGGGGCGCGGGTGGCCCTTCCCCTGCTCATCGAAGGCCGAGTCCTGGGGGTCCTGGCGATGAGCTTCGAGACGGACCACTCCTTCAGCGACGAGGAGCGCGCCTTCGGCCTCGTCCTCGCGCAGCTCTGTAGCCAGGCCCTGGAGCGCGCCCAGCTCTGCCTGCGGCTGCAGGGGCAGCTCGAGGAGCTCCGGACGCTGCTCGACGTCCTGCCCATCGGGCTCGTCATCTCTCGCGATCGCGAATGCGAGCAGGTCGAGCAGAACCTCGCGCTGACACGGATGCTGGGCCCAGCGGCCCACGTCTTCCATCGAGGACGGGAGCTGGAGCCCGAGGATCAGCCTCTCCAGCGGGCCGCCTCCTCGGGCTTTCCGGTGCTCGACTTCGAGATGGAGGTCGAGCAGGAGGGAGGTCCGCGGCGCACGCTGCTCAGCTACGCGACCCCGCTCTTCGATCCGACGCACCGCCTGCGTGGAGCCGTGGGGGCGTTCCTCGACATCACCGAGCGCAAGAGAGCCACCGAGGCGCTGCAATTGCTGGCCGACAGCGGCCCGCTCCTGTCCGCCTCGCGCGACCCGAAGCAGACGTTCCAGGGCCTGACCCGCCTGTGCATCCCGACGCTGTCACGCCTGGCGCTGCTCTATACGGGCACGGAGCAGAGGCTCCAGCTGATGTCCTACGCGCACGAGCAGCCCTCCCTGGAGCCGCTCCTGGCGGAGCTGGGGGTCAGGACGAAGCTCCTCGAGCTGCCGCTGCTCCAGCGGGCCCTGAAGAAGGGCAAGAGTGTGTCGCTCGACGTGTGGCGTGCGCTGGCCAGAATCAGTCATGACGACGCGGAGCTGAGTGAGCTGCCGCGCAGGCTGGCCGTCCGTGAGGTCCTGCTCCTGCCGCTGGTGGTCAGCAAGCGGGTGGTAGGCCTGCTGGTGTGTGGAGTGGACGAGGAGCACTCCTCGAAGGGGACCCGTACGCTCGCGCGGGCCTTCGCGCAGCGGGCGGCCTTCGCGGTGGACAACGCGAGCCTCTATCGAGAGGCTCGAGAGGCTCGAGAGGCGTCAGCCGCCGGCAAGGGCTCGTAG
- a CDS encoding 2TM domain-containing protein, which translates to MPDDRSEDPIYKRARKRVEELREFYTHLGIYFAVILGLFLINILANPRVLWFIWPAIGWGVFVLFHGLTVWFEGGIGQRWEERKTRELVERERSRWGPRPPQPRAP; encoded by the coding sequence ATGCCTGACGACAGGAGTGAGGACCCCATCTACAAACGCGCCCGCAAGCGGGTCGAGGAGCTGCGCGAGTTCTACACGCACCTGGGGATCTACTTCGCGGTGATCCTGGGCTTGTTCCTGATCAACATCCTGGCGAACCCTCGGGTGCTCTGGTTCATCTGGCCCGCCATCGGCTGGGGCGTCTTCGTGCTGTTCCATGGACTCACCGTCTGGTTCGAAGGGGGCATCGGCCAGCGGTGGGAGGAGCGCAAGACTCGCGAGCTGGTGGAGAGGGAGCGCTCGAGGTGGGGCCCGCGGCCTCCCCAGCCTCGCGCCCCTTGA
- a CDS encoding VTT domain-containing protein: protein MAVWTRALILLLLLGGLALLVSSDAFRSALSWGLARAEPVITEHPVRGAVLFLLLSALSAMMAFFSSAVLVPVAVHAWGKLACALLLWLGWILGGVSAYALARFWGRPVVRRLTSARGLARYEEGISRHTPWGLVLLFQLAVPSEIPGYVLGLARYGVRRYLAVLALAELPYAVGTVYLGESILEQRTLVLLGLGALAILTSGWALHVLRRRLGPP from the coding sequence ATGGCGGTCTGGACGCGAGCACTCATCCTCCTGCTGTTGCTCGGGGGCCTGGCCCTCCTGGTCTCCTCCGACGCGTTCAGGTCCGCCTTGTCCTGGGGGCTTGCCAGGGCGGAGCCTGTCATCACCGAGCACCCCGTGCGGGGCGCGGTGCTCTTCCTGCTCCTGTCCGCGCTCTCGGCCATGATGGCCTTCTTCTCCAGCGCGGTGCTCGTGCCCGTGGCCGTCCACGCCTGGGGGAAGCTCGCCTGCGCGCTCCTGCTCTGGCTCGGCTGGATCCTGGGAGGCGTCAGCGCCTATGCCCTCGCGCGGTTCTGGGGCCGGCCGGTGGTCCGCCGGCTGACCTCGGCCCGGGGGCTCGCCCGCTACGAGGAGGGAATCTCCCGGCACACCCCCTGGGGCCTGGTGCTCCTCTTCCAGCTGGCGGTCCCCTCCGAGATTCCTGGCTACGTGCTCGGCCTGGCGCGCTATGGGGTGCGCAGGTACCTGGCGGTCCTGGCGCTGGCGGAGCTGCCGTACGCGGTGGGCACCGTCTACCTCGGCGAGAGCATCCTCGAGCAGCGCACCCTCGTGCTGCTGGGCCTGGGCGCTCTGGCCATCCTCACCAGCGGGTGGGCCCTCCATGTCCTCCGCAGGCGCCTCGGTCCTCCATAG
- a CDS encoding 4Fe-4S dicluster domain-containing protein, translating into MPEVPSSASEKARARLSLEQFEALLAALRSDGWQLTGPAVRQGAIVHTRLSGAEELPRGWTAVQAAGRYTLARREDEALFGYSVGPQSWKQLLFVPRLRLMRAQREAEGFRVEPEPAEPPRLALIGARSCDLHAIAVQDRTFLEGPYEDPDYAARRERLFVVAVNCGQAGGTCFCVSMGTGPRATFGFDIALTELLEGGHRFLAEAGSERGADLLARVGAGPASEDELHAADAVVERTARGMGRTMDTTDIKDLLYRNLEHPRWDDVAQRCLACTNCTLACPTCFCSTVEDTSDLRGEVAERWRRWDSCFTLDHSHLHGGNVRHTIRGRYRQWLTHKVASWWDQFGTSGCVGCGRCITWCPVGIDITEEVAAIRATDGARSGA; encoded by the coding sequence ATGCCAGAAGTCCCCTCATCCGCCTCCGAGAAGGCACGAGCCAGGCTCTCGCTGGAGCAGTTCGAGGCGCTGCTGGCGGCGCTGCGGAGCGACGGCTGGCAGCTCACCGGGCCCGCCGTTCGACAGGGAGCCATCGTCCACACCCGGCTCTCCGGGGCGGAGGAGCTCCCCCGCGGCTGGACGGCGGTGCAGGCAGCCGGGAGGTACACGCTGGCGCGGCGCGAGGACGAGGCGCTCTTCGGCTACTCCGTGGGCCCCCAGTCCTGGAAGCAGCTCCTGTTCGTTCCCAGGCTGCGCCTGATGCGCGCCCAGCGCGAGGCAGAGGGCTTCCGCGTCGAGCCCGAGCCTGCCGAGCCACCCCGGCTGGCCCTCATCGGAGCCCGCTCGTGTGATCTGCACGCCATCGCGGTGCAGGACCGGACCTTCCTCGAGGGCCCCTACGAGGACCCGGACTACGCCGCCCGGCGCGAGCGGCTCTTCGTGGTGGCGGTGAACTGCGGGCAGGCGGGCGGGACGTGCTTCTGCGTCTCCATGGGCACAGGCCCTCGCGCCACCTTCGGGTTCGACATCGCCCTCACCGAGCTGCTCGAGGGCGGGCATCGCTTCCTGGCGGAGGCGGGCAGCGAGCGGGGCGCGGACCTGCTGGCACGCGTGGGCGCCGGCCCCGCCTCGGAGGACGAGCTCCACGCCGCGGACGCCGTGGTGGAGCGCACGGCCCGGGGCATGGGCCGCACGATGGACACCACGGACATCAAGGACCTGCTCTACCGCAACCTGGAGCACCCTCGCTGGGACGACGTGGCCCAGCGCTGCCTGGCCTGCACCAACTGCACGCTGGCCTGCCCCACCTGCTTCTGCTCCACGGTGGAGGACACTTCGGACCTTCGAGGCGAGGTGGCCGAGCGGTGGCGACGCTGGGACTCGTGCTTCACCCTGGACCACTCCCATCTGCACGGAGGAAACGTCCGCCACACCATCCGAGGCCGCTATCGGCAGTGGCTCACCCACAAGGTGGCGAGCTGGTGGGATCAGTTCGGCACCTCCGGGTGCGTGGGCTGCGGGCGCTGCATCACCTGGTGTCCCGTGGGCATCGACATCACCGAAGAGGTGGCCGCCATCCGCGCCACCGATGGCGCTCGCAGCGGTGCCTGA
- a CDS encoding cyclic nucleotide-binding domain-containing protein, with amino-acid sequence MPPPLPSLEQHPFLSGLSPEQVSLVARRSHAVSFPARALLLREGEQANTLYLLRSGRVVLEQNVPGRGPTLLETLKGGDILGLSWLFPPYRWHLDARAVEPVEAFAIDASCLRGPTPEHPVLEPVLAMRLLRHLYDRLERVRLQRLDVYKAGA; translated from the coding sequence ATGCCCCCTCCCCTTCCTTCCCTCGAGCAGCACCCCTTCCTGAGCGGGCTCTCGCCCGAGCAGGTGAGCCTCGTCGCCCGCCGCAGCCACGCGGTGTCCTTCCCCGCGAGGGCGTTGCTGCTGCGCGAGGGCGAGCAGGCCAACACCCTCTACCTGCTGCGCAGCGGACGCGTGGTGCTGGAGCAGAACGTGCCCGGCCGAGGCCCCACCTTGCTGGAGACGTTGAAGGGGGGCGACATCCTCGGGCTGTCCTGGCTGTTCCCACCCTACCGCTGGCACCTGGATGCGCGGGCGGTGGAGCCGGTGGAGGCCTTCGCGATCGATGCGTCCTGCCTGCGCGGCCCCACCCCGGAGCACCCCGTGCTGGAGCCGGTGCTGGCCATGCGCCTGCTGCGCCACCTCTACGACAGGCTGGAGCGCGTCCGTCTCCAGCGGCTCGATGTCTACAAGGCGGGCGCATGA
- a CDS encoding FAD/NAD(P)-binding protein encodes MNLHAPLSTFAAGPMTPEPLRVRSIRRETADTWTFSIDVSRRPGGFPFRPGQFNMLYAFGVGEVAISISGDPGRPGELLHTVRTVGPVTHALRGIGRGGTLGVRGPYGQPWPLEEARGQDVVVVAGGLGLAPLRPAILHLLRHRAEYGRVSVLMGARTPEDLPFRRELMRWRTNSRLRVLVSVDKASPGWTEHVGVVPALLRDVEVEPARTVAWMCGPEVMMRFAVRELERLGVPDSRIHLSLERNMKCAVGFCGHCQLVPHFVCKDGPVFPYERLRPFIHLREV; translated from the coding sequence ATGAACCTCCACGCGCCCCTCTCCACCTTCGCCGCGGGCCCGATGACGCCCGAGCCGCTCCGCGTACGGAGCATCCGCCGCGAGACGGCCGACACGTGGACCTTCTCGATCGACGTCTCCCGGCGTCCCGGTGGCTTCCCGTTCCGGCCGGGCCAGTTCAACATGCTGTACGCCTTCGGCGTGGGCGAGGTGGCCATCTCCATCAGCGGAGATCCTGGCCGGCCGGGTGAGCTGCTCCACACCGTGCGCACCGTGGGGCCCGTCACCCACGCGCTGCGCGGCATCGGGCGCGGAGGCACGCTGGGGGTCCGCGGGCCCTACGGCCAGCCCTGGCCCCTGGAAGAGGCTCGAGGCCAGGACGTGGTGGTGGTGGCGGGAGGGCTCGGCCTGGCCCCGCTCCGCCCCGCCATCCTCCACCTGCTGCGGCACCGCGCGGAGTACGGCCGGGTGTCCGTGCTGATGGGCGCGCGCACGCCGGAGGATCTCCCCTTCCGCCGCGAGCTGATGCGCTGGCGGACGAACTCCCGCCTGCGGGTGCTCGTCAGCGTGGACAAGGCGAGCCCTGGCTGGACGGAGCACGTGGGCGTGGTGCCGGCCCTGCTGCGCGATGTGGAGGTGGAGCCGGCCCGGACCGTGGCGTGGATGTGCGGCCCGGAGGTGATGATGCGCTTCGCCGTGCGAGAGCTGGAGCGGCTGGGAGTGCCGGACTCCCGCATCCACCTGTCCCTGGAGCGCAACATGAAGTGCGCGGTGGGCTTCTGCGGCCACTGCCAGCTCGTCCCGCACTTCGTGTGCAAGGACGGGCCGGTCTTCCCCTACGAGCGGCTCCGGCCGTTCATCCACCTCCGCGAGGTGTGA
- a CDS encoding NADH-quinone oxidoreductase subunit B family protein, with protein MARARKRPTLAVWKFASCDGCQLTVLNLEDELLALADAVRIVHFAEATSASRKGPYDVSLVDGSITTPQDLERIREVRRLSRRLVSIGACATAGGIQALRNFRDVQGFLSSVYAKPEYIATLATSTAIADHVPVDFELRGCPINKRQLLEVLSAFLQGRRPDVPAHSVCVECKLRGNVCVMVTGTPCLGPVTHAGCGALCPTYQRGCYGCFGPMETPNTASLARAFQAAGHSEAELVRAFRNFNANAPAFREESERHDE; from the coding sequence ATGGCGCGCGCACGGAAGAGGCCCACGCTCGCGGTCTGGAAGTTCGCCTCGTGCGACGGGTGCCAGCTCACCGTGCTGAACCTGGAGGACGAGCTGCTCGCGCTGGCGGATGCCGTGCGCATCGTCCACTTCGCCGAGGCCACCAGCGCGTCGCGGAAGGGACCGTATGACGTCTCGCTCGTGGACGGCTCCATCACCACTCCCCAAGACTTGGAGCGCATCCGCGAGGTGCGGCGGCTGTCGCGCCGGCTGGTGAGCATCGGCGCATGCGCCACGGCGGGCGGCATCCAGGCGCTGCGCAACTTCCGCGACGTGCAGGGCTTCCTCTCGAGCGTCTACGCGAAGCCCGAGTACATCGCGACGCTGGCCACCTCCACCGCCATCGCGGACCACGTGCCGGTGGACTTCGAGCTGCGGGGCTGCCCCATCAACAAGCGCCAGCTGCTGGAGGTGCTGAGCGCCTTCCTCCAGGGGCGCCGGCCCGACGTGCCGGCCCACAGCGTGTGCGTGGAGTGCAAGCTGCGCGGCAACGTGTGCGTGATGGTGACGGGCACGCCGTGCCTGGGGCCGGTGACGCACGCGGGCTGCGGGGCGCTCTGCCCCACCTACCAGCGTGGCTGCTACGGCTGCTTCGGGCCGATGGAGACGCCCAACACCGCCTCGCTGGCGCGGGCCTTCCAGGCGGCGGGGCACTCGGAGGCGGAGCTCGTCCGCGCCTTCCGCAACTTCAACGCGAACGCCCCGGCGTTCCGAGAGGAGAGCGAGCGCCATGACGAATAG
- a CDS encoding Ni/Fe hydrogenase subunit alpha gives MTNRTRTLQVDYLTRVEGETSLTLRLEGDKATDVRLSIFEPPRFFEALLRGRSYLEAPDITSRICGICPAAYLMSACLAVEDALGVQVDGPLRVLRRILYCGEWIESHALHVFLLHAPDFLGYPDALSMAKRHGEWVQRGLRIKKAGNTLMSILGGRSIHPINVRVGGFYRAPSRAELEAHLPELRWGRAATAEALEWMAGFPFPAFERAYEFVSLRHPSEYPLLGGRIVSSEGLDIPVHGWDAHFEETQVPYSNALHARRVGRGAYLCGPLARFNLNFDRLAPEVQEAARRAGLSVPCRNPFRALLVRLVEVLHAFTEAIQLIERYEEPAAPYVDTPARAGMGSGATEAPRGLLYHRYTLDPDGAIREARIVPPTSQNQLSIEDDLRTLAPELASRSHAEATRLAEQAIRNHDPCISCATHFLTLKVERA, from the coding sequence ATGACGAATAGGACGCGCACCCTCCAGGTGGACTACCTCACGCGCGTGGAAGGGGAGACGTCGCTCACCCTCCGCCTGGAGGGAGACAAGGCCACGGACGTGCGCCTGTCCATCTTCGAGCCGCCGCGCTTCTTCGAGGCGCTGCTGCGCGGGCGCTCGTACCTGGAGGCGCCCGACATCACCTCGCGCATCTGCGGCATCTGCCCGGCGGCGTACCTGATGAGTGCCTGCCTCGCGGTGGAGGACGCGCTGGGCGTACAGGTGGACGGACCGCTCCGGGTGCTGCGGCGGATCCTTTACTGCGGGGAGTGGATCGAGAGCCACGCCCTCCACGTCTTCCTGCTGCACGCGCCGGACTTCCTGGGCTACCCGGACGCGCTCTCCATGGCGAAGCGGCACGGAGAGTGGGTGCAGCGGGGCCTGCGCATCAAGAAGGCGGGCAACACACTCATGTCCATCCTGGGCGGCAGGTCCATCCACCCCATCAACGTGCGCGTGGGCGGCTTCTACCGGGCCCCCTCGCGCGCCGAGCTGGAGGCGCACCTGCCCGAGCTGCGCTGGGGGCGAGCGGCCACAGCCGAGGCGCTGGAGTGGATGGCCGGCTTCCCCTTCCCCGCCTTCGAGCGCGCATACGAGTTCGTCTCCCTGCGCCACCCCAGCGAGTACCCGCTGCTTGGCGGGCGGATCGTGTCCTCGGAGGGCCTGGACATCCCGGTGCACGGGTGGGACGCCCACTTCGAGGAGACGCAGGTGCCCTACTCGAACGCGCTGCACGCTCGGCGCGTGGGACGCGGCGCCTACCTGTGCGGCCCGCTGGCCCGCTTCAACCTCAACTTCGACCGGCTGGCGCCCGAGGTGCAGGAGGCCGCCCGCCGGGCGGGGCTGTCCGTGCCGTGCCGCAATCCATTCCGGGCGCTGCTCGTGCGGCTGGTGGAGGTGCTGCACGCGTTCACAGAGGCCATCCAGCTCATCGAGCGCTACGAGGAGCCGGCCGCGCCTTACGTGGACACTCCGGCCCGAGCGGGCATGGGCTCCGGTGCCACCGAGGCGCCTCGCGGGCTGCTCTACCACCGCTACACGCTCGACCCGGACGGCGCCATCCGCGAGGCGCGCATCGTCCCTCCCACCTCCCAGAACCAGCTCTCCATCGAAGACGACCTGCGCACGCTCGCGCCAGAGCTGGCCTCTCGGAGCCATGCGGAGGCTACCCGGCTGGCCGAGCAGGCCATCCGCAATCACGACCCGTGCATCTCCTGCGCGACGCACTTCCTCACCCTGAAGGTGGAGCGAGCATGA
- a CDS encoding hydrogenase maturation protease — translation MSGRTRVIGLGQAAAGDDQVGLAVIEHLRERGAPDGVELLTAAEPSALLPLLETPAPVVLVDAVLAAPPGEVLVLEPEELEQRGLSTMSTHGLGVAQAVALARVLSPAAVSPSIRIIGVSISPPGRFQQGLSPDVAAAVPRAAEHILRTLTHWSQEPRHA, via the coding sequence ATGAGCGGGCGGACGCGTGTCATCGGCCTCGGCCAGGCAGCCGCCGGCGATGACCAGGTGGGGCTGGCCGTCATCGAGCACCTGCGCGAGCGCGGCGCTCCCGACGGGGTGGAGCTGCTCACGGCCGCCGAGCCGAGCGCGCTCCTGCCGCTGCTGGAGACCCCCGCGCCGGTGGTGCTGGTGGACGCGGTGCTGGCGGCGCCCCCGGGCGAGGTGCTCGTGCTGGAGCCGGAGGAGCTGGAGCAGCGCGGGCTCTCCACGATGTCGACGCACGGACTCGGAGTGGCGCAGGCGGTGGCGCTGGCGCGGGTGCTGTCTCCCGCGGCGGTGTCCCCGTCCATCCGCATCATCGGCGTGAGCATCTCCCCGCCCGGGCGCTTCCAGCAGGGGCTCTCGCCCGACGTGGCCGCCGCCGTCCCTCGCGCCGCGGAGCACATCCTTCGAACCCTCACCCACTGGAGCCAGGAGCCGCGCCATGCATGA
- a CDS encoding hydrogenase maturation nickel metallochaperone HypA/HybF encodes MHETSLARHVLAAVLRHAEDQGASRVREVRGWIAETESLSPESLSLHFAAHARGTKAEGAQLLLELIRVEARCRACGRTYAPEHHVLLCPGCGSTEGEALRQTGLAVTSIEVE; translated from the coding sequence ATGCATGAAACGTCGCTTGCCCGCCATGTCCTCGCCGCCGTTCTCCGGCACGCCGAGGACCAGGGAGCCTCTCGCGTGCGAGAGGTGCGCGGTTGGATCGCCGAGACGGAGTCCCTGTCCCCCGAGAGCCTCTCCCTCCACTTCGCCGCCCATGCGCGAGGCACGAAGGCGGAGGGGGCGCAGCTCTTGCTGGAGCTCATCCGAGTGGAGGCGCGGTGCCGGGCCTGTGGCCGCACCTACGCTCCGGAGCACCACGTGCTGCTGTGTCCGGGCTGCGGCAGCACGGAGGGAGAGGCGCTCCGGCAGACAGGGCTCGCCGTCACCTCCATCGAGGTGGAGTGA
- the hypF gene encoding carbamoyltransferase HypF yields MIRLAITLRGVVQGVGFRPFVHAAATARGLAGWVRNRTDGVRIEVEGPAPRVEDFRRALEREAPPAARLERIDVAELPPQREEGFRILDSDPSAPPRPSVPADLATCPECLEELASPQERRFRYPFTNCTRCGPRWSLIESLPYDRARTSMRGFALCADCEAEYRNPRDRRFHAQPIACPTCGPSLRLLSPEGTRLSEGGSALREAVAGVLSGRVLALQGLGGFQLLVDATSSEAVALLRERKRRPEKPFAVMFPSLEALRASCSPTPEEEALLTSPAAPILLLRKRPPGRGRALVAERVAPDNPWLGALLAYTPLHRLLLDGAERPLVCTSGNLSDEPLCLEPAEALERLRGVADLFLVHDRPILRPVDDSVARMGPEGPMVLRRARGYAPLPLSLGADLPCLLALGGQLKGTVALSTGDQVVVSQHLGDLGSVEGSRLLERTVEELLRLFEARPVAVACDLHPDHASTRLGERLAGSWDVPLLRVQHHHAHIAACMAEHGLSGPVLGLAWDGAGLGTDGTLWGGEALVVDGSWFQRVAHLRPFRLPGGEQAMREPLRAALGLLHALDGPAGAAHLREDFTPREADVLAAMLERGIHSPLTTSMGRLFDAVAALSGVRSRAGFEGQAAMALEFAADEQEALEPYPLPLRNGAPSVADWGPLLRALLMDRTRGAPASLMASRFHAALACLAEAIALRVGLPRVVLSGGCFQNLRLLRDTRARLREQGFEVWTPRQYPPNDGGLSLGQLAIAARRYEEEHHVSRHPR; encoded by the coding sequence ATGATCCGGCTGGCCATCACCCTCCGAGGCGTAGTGCAGGGCGTGGGCTTCCGCCCCTTCGTCCACGCCGCCGCCACGGCTCGGGGGCTTGCGGGCTGGGTCCGCAACCGCACCGACGGCGTCCGCATCGAGGTGGAAGGGCCAGCGCCCAGGGTGGAGGATTTCCGACGCGCCCTCGAACGAGAGGCTCCGCCCGCGGCCCGGCTGGAGCGCATCGACGTGGCGGAGCTGCCGCCCCAGCGCGAAGAGGGCTTTCGCATCCTCGACAGCGACCCGAGCGCACCTCCGCGTCCAAGCGTGCCAGCGGACCTGGCCACCTGCCCGGAATGTCTCGAGGAGCTGGCCTCTCCCCAGGAGCGGCGCTTCCGCTACCCCTTCACCAACTGCACGCGCTGCGGGCCTCGGTGGTCGCTCATCGAGTCCCTACCCTATGACAGGGCACGCACCTCCATGCGGGGCTTTGCCCTGTGCGCGGACTGCGAGGCCGAGTACCGCAACCCGAGGGACAGACGCTTCCATGCCCAGCCCATTGCCTGTCCCACGTGCGGCCCCTCCTTGCGTCTGCTGTCGCCCGAGGGGACGCGACTCTCGGAGGGAGGCTCCGCGCTGCGCGAGGCCGTGGCGGGAGTGCTCTCGGGCCGCGTCCTCGCGCTCCAGGGCCTGGGGGGATTCCAGCTCCTCGTGGACGCCACGAGCTCCGAGGCCGTGGCGCTCCTGAGGGAACGCAAGCGCCGCCCGGAGAAGCCCTTCGCGGTGATGTTCCCGTCGCTCGAGGCCCTGCGGGCCTCCTGCTCGCCGACACCGGAGGAAGAGGCCCTGCTCACCTCCCCGGCGGCCCCCATCCTGCTACTCCGCAAGCGTCCGCCTGGCCGTGGAAGGGCGCTCGTGGCCGAGAGGGTCGCTCCGGACAACCCGTGGCTCGGCGCATTGCTGGCCTATACGCCCCTGCACCGGCTGCTGCTCGACGGGGCCGAGCGTCCTCTCGTGTGCACCAGCGGCAATCTCTCCGACGAGCCGCTCTGCCTCGAGCCGGCTGAAGCCCTGGAGCGCCTGCGCGGAGTCGCCGATCTGTTCCTGGTGCATGACCGGCCCATCCTCCGCCCGGTCGATGACTCCGTGGCGCGGATGGGGCCAGAAGGCCCCATGGTGCTGCGAAGGGCTCGGGGATACGCGCCCCTCCCGCTGTCGCTCGGAGCCGACCTCCCCTGCCTGCTGGCGCTCGGGGGGCAGCTGAAGGGAACTGTCGCCCTGAGCACCGGAGACCAGGTGGTGGTGAGCCAGCACCTGGGAGATCTCGGCTCCGTCGAAGGCTCGCGGCTGCTGGAACGAACAGTGGAGGAACTGCTCCGCCTCTTCGAAGCTCGCCCGGTAGCCGTCGCGTGTGATCTCCACCCGGACCATGCCTCCACGCGACTGGGCGAGCGGCTCGCCGGAAGCTGGGACGTCCCGCTCCTGCGCGTTCAGCATCACCACGCCCACATCGCGGCGTGCATGGCCGAGCACGGGCTGTCCGGTCCGGTGCTCGGGCTCGCCTGGGACGGCGCGGGGCTCGGGACGGATGGCACCTTGTGGGGTGGAGAGGCGCTGGTCGTCGACGGCTCATGGTTCCAGCGGGTGGCCCACCTGCGTCCCTTCCGTCTGCCCGGAGGAGAGCAGGCCATGCGAGAGCCCCTGAGGGCGGCGCTCGGCTTGCTCCACGCGCTGGACGGGCCAGCGGGGGCCGCGCACCTCCGAGAAGACTTCACGCCACGCGAGGCGGATGTGCTCGCGGCGATGCTCGAGCGAGGGATCCACTCGCCGCTCACCACCAGCATGGGCCGGCTGTTCGACGCGGTGGCCGCGCTCTCTGGAGTCCGCTCGCGAGCGGGCTTCGAAGGTCAGGCGGCCATGGCCCTCGAGTTCGCCGCGGACGAGCAGGAGGCCTTGGAGCCCTACCCGCTGCCGCTCCGGAACGGGGCCCCCTCGGTGGCGGACTGGGGGCCACTCCTCCGCGCCCTGCTCATGGATCGGACGCGGGGAGCGCCTGCCTCGCTCATGGCGAGCCGCTTCCACGCGGCGCTGGCCTGCCTCGCCGAGGCCATCGCGCTACGCGTGGGCCTTCCGCGGGTGGTGCTCTCGGGCGGGTGCTTCCAGAACCTGCGTCTGCTGCGGGACACCCGGGCCCGCCTGCGCGAGCAAGGCTTCGAGGTGTGGACGCCGCGGCAGTACCCACCCAACGACGGAGGCCTGTCCCTGGGCCAGCTCGCCATCGCGGCGCGCCGGTACGAGGAGGAGCACCATGTGTCTCGGCATCCCCGGTGA